In Aspergillus nidulans FGSC A4 chromosome II, a single window of DNA contains:
- a CDS encoding uncharacterized protein (transcript_id=CADANIAT00004576) — MSGFRHAFSLSKQQVRDALPPGTVSLSSKPSTPISQATDTKHAGELVLQPQPSSDPCDPLNWPTWRKTVVLACMSVFAFVGNFTSSSIASVFPLYATPLAFNPPVSIGRLSHLVAVNVLMMGASNIWWVPLANTFGRRPISLLSILILLFCSLWAGLADTFDSLLAARFFMGVGVGPADTITVKVVLMVVVAPNVIGEIYFTHQRGKAMGFYTVFLCLGSLVGGISGGYIAGHGLEWLHWVNVIICAVLFVACLIFVPETLYKRDEPPPVMSSEKSTSKEIESAQVEEVVYPPAQQYQEFTFVRSLKLYTYHGNLGKNFLAPWLTLRLPGVWLVMLWYAGLVGGVVTLSTVGPTIVAYPPYGWGENAGLINVGGVIGSFLGAAVTAALADRAIVTKKTIKDGEFSEPEARLPVALPGLILATTGLWTFGFCAENGSPTMWIGMQFGIGMLAFGLMQAPSVGFNYVRSLLFHHGISQAKSRALTVVQVIDSYRSVSADCFVAITCMRAIISFSWTFFVGTWVENAGPAVPFGVFGGLLGFFALLLFPQWYWGKRTRIATAAWV; from the exons ATGTCAGGCTTCCGCCACGCCTTCTCGCTATCCAAGCAGCAGGTCCGAGATGCCCTTCCTCCGGGGACGGTCTCGTTATCAAGTAAACCCTCTACACCC ATTTCTCAAGCAACTGATACAAAACACGCCGGGGAACTCGTTCTGCAACCGCAACCCTCCTCCGACCCCTGCGACCCGCTCAATTGGCCAACCTGGCGGAAAACGGTCGTGCTAGCATGCATGTCCGTCTTTGCCTTTGTCGGAAACTTCACATCTAGTAGTATTGCCAGCGTGTTTCCTCTGTATGCGACACCGCTTGCATTCAACCCGCCCGTGTCCATTGGGAGGCTGAGTCACTTGGTTGCG GTAAATGTTCTCATGATGGGCGCGTCGAATATATGGTGGGTGCCGCTAGCGAATACCTTTGGGCGGAGACCCATCAGCCTGCTCAGCATATTGATCCTGCTCTTTTGCTCTCTGTGGGCGGGTCTGGCAGACACTTTTGACAGTTTGCTTGCGGCGAGATTCTTTATGGGGGTTGGTGTTGGGCCGGCAGATACGA TAACGGTGAAGGTTGTGCTGATGGTGGTAGTTGCGCCGAATGTGATTGGAGAGATATACTTTACGCATCAGAGGGGGAAGGCTATG GGCTTCTACACTGTCTTTCTATGCCTGGGCTCGCTGGTCGGAGGGATCTCGGGCGGATACATCGCAGGTCACGGGCTGGAATGGCTGCACTGGGTGAATGTCATCATCTGCGCggtcctcttcgtcgcttGTCTCATCTTTGTCCCTGAAACGCTCTACAAACGCGACGAGCCTCCTCCAGTTATGAGTTCAGAGAAGTCAACGTCGAAAGAGATCGAAAGCGCACAGGTGGAAGAGGTGGTTTACCCCCCTGCGCAACAATATCAGGAATTCACTTTCGTCCGCTCATTGAAACTATACACCTACCACGGCAACCTCGGCAAGAACTTCCTCGCCCCCTGGCTCACACTCCGTCTCCCGGGCGTCTGGCTCGTCATGCTCTGGTACGCCGGGCTGGTTGGCGGTGTTGTGACCCTCAGCACCGTCGGTCCAACAATCGTCGCCTACCCGCCCTACGGCTGGGGGGAGAATGCCGGGCTGATCAACGTCGGCGGCGTCATCGGCTCCTTTCTAGGTGCGGCTGTGACAGCAGCGCTCGCAGACCGAGCAATTGTCACTAAGAAGACGATCAAGGACGGCGAGTTCAGCGAGCCTGAGGCACGATTGCCCGTTGCATTGCCCGGGCTGATTCTCGCGACGACGGGACTATGGACGTTCGGATTCTGCGCGGAGAATGGAAGCCCAACGATGTGGATTGGGATGCAGTTTGGAATTGGTATGCTGGCGTTTGGACTCATGCAGGCGCCGTCCGTGGGGTTCAACTATGTACGCTCCCTCCTTTTCCACCACGGCATTTCCCAAGCGAAGTCAAGAGCACTAACGGTCGTGCAGGTAATTGACTCCTATCGCTCCGTTTCAGCAGACTGCTTCGTGGCGATTACCTGCATGCGAGCCATCATCAGCTTCTCGTGGACGTTCTTTGTGGGCACGTGGGTGGAAAATGCTGGGCCCGCGGTTCCGTTCGGAGTGTTTGGAGGGTTGCTGGGGTTTTTTGCCCTGTTGTTGTTTCCGCAGTGGTATTGggggaagaggacgagaatTGCGACGGCGGCGTGGGTTTGA
- a CDS encoding putative inositol phospholipid biosynthesis protein Scs3 (transcript_id=CADANIAT00004575) — protein MMPPPSEPPARPPPPTTLLIYPATLLLGSLFSVLSPIARYPEPYDDAVTASASAPINYFARKNNIFNLFFVKLGWIWFTLAFVALLLTYPPSPHRGRRQFQAFVRYALATTAWYFVTQWFFGPAIIDRSFVITGGKCEDALSELNNVRNEKGVIGAGVEDFGIYLTATACKAAGGAWRGGHDVSGHVFMLVLVTAVLGFEALGVLAQESEAEKDAGASANAKTTAEAGNEGRTWTLRFVGGVVGLGWWMLLMTAIWFHTWLEKANGLLISFGAIYIIYFIPRRIIPWRNVVGIPGV, from the exons ATGATGCCACCCCCTTCTGAACCGCCAGCACGCccccctcctccaacaaCGCTCCTCATATACCCAGCAACACTCCTCCTCGGCTCACTATTCTCTGTCCTCTCGCCGATCGCCCGGTATCCTGAACCCTATGATGACGCCGtgaccgcctccgcctctgcACCGATCAACTACTTCGCCCGCAAAaacaacatcttcaacctcttcttcgtcaaactcGGCTGGATCTGGTTTACTCTCGCATTCGTCGCTCTCCTCCTGACATATCCGCCGTCCCCGCATCGTGGGCGCCGCCAATTCCAAGCTTTTGTGCGGTACGCCCTCGCGACGACAGCATGGTACTTCGTAACACAGTGGTTCTTTGGGCCGGCAATCATCGATCGCAGCTTTGTTATCACGGGTGGAAAGTGCGAGGACGCGTTGTCTGAGTTGAATAACGTGCGGAATGAGAAGGGAGTCATTGGCGCTGGAGTCGAAGATTTCGGTATTTATTTGACTGCCACAGCCTGTAAGGCTGCAGGTGGCGCGTGGAGAGGCGGCCATGATGTTAGCGGGCATGTGTTCATGCTTGTGCTTGTTACAGCAGTACTAGGGTTTGAGGCGTTGGGTGTTTTGGCTCAAGAAAGCGAGGCAGAGAAAGATGCGGGTGCGAGTGCAAATGCGAAAACCACGGCTGAGGCAGGGAATGAAGGTAGGACGTGGACATTGCGCTTCGTGGGCGGAGTTGTTGGGCTAGGGTGGTGGATGCTGCTTATGACGGCTATCTGGTTTCACACGTGGTTGGAGAAG GCAAATGGTTTACTTATCTCTTTCGGTGCGATATATATTATCTACTTCATACCTCGCCGAATCATCCCCTGGAGGAACGTGGTTGGCATTCCGGGCGTATAG
- a CDS encoding protein bglA (transcript_id=CADANIAT00004577), with amino-acid sequence MKLGWLEAAALTAASVASAQQDDLPVSPPYYPSPWSNGEGEWAEAYNRAVQIVSQMTLDEKVNLTTGTGWMSEKCVGQTGSVPRLGINSICLQDGPLGIRFTDYNSAFPAGVNVAATWDRQLAYIRGHAMGQEFSDKGIDVQLGPAAGPLGRFPDGGRNWEGFSPDPVLSGVLFAETIKGIQDAGVIATAKHYLLNEQEHFRQVPEANGYGYNITETLSENVDDKTLHELYLWPFADAVRAGVGAIMCSYQHLNNTQACQNSHLLNKLLKAELGFQGFVMSDWSATHSGVGSALAGMDMTMPGDIAFNDGLSYYGPNLTISVLNGTVPQWRVDDMAVRVMAAFYKVGRDRLATPPNFSSWTRAEKGYEHASIDGGAYGTVNEFVDVQQDHASLIRRVGADSIVLLKNEGSLPLTGKERNVAILGEDAGSNPYGANGCDDRGCAQGTLAMGWGSGTANFPYLVTPEQAIQQEVLKGRGNVFAVTDNWALDKVNKTASESTVSLVFVNAGAGEGFISVDGNEGDRKNLTLWKNGENLIKAAASNCNNTIVVIHSVGAVLVDQFYEHPNVTAILWAGLPGQESGNSLVDVLYGRVNPNGKSPFTWGKTREAYGAPLLTEANNGNGAPQTDHTEGVFIDYRHFDRTNQTPIYEFGHGLSYTTFKYSNLTVQKLNAPAYSPASGQTKAAPTFGTIGEAEDYVFPDSITRVREFIYPWINSTDLKESSGDPNYGWDDEDYIPEGAKDGSPQDVLPSGGGAGGNPRLYDDLFRITAIIKNTGPVAGTEVPQLYVSLGGPNEPKVVLRGFDKLVIQPGEERVFTTTLTRRDLSNWDMEKDDWVITSYPKKGVRGKLLTQASS; translated from the exons ATGAAGCTCGGTTGGCTTGAGGCTGCGGCTTTGACGGCTGCCTCAGTGGCTAGTGCTCAG CAGGATGACCTCCCCGTATCGCCTCCGTACTACCCTTCTCCATGGTCGAATGGTGAAGGCGAATGGGCCGAAGCATACAATCGCGCCGTTCAGATCGTCTCGCAAATGACTCTCGATGAGAAGGTCAATCTTACAACTGGTACAGG GTGGATGTCTGAGAAGTGCGTTGGACAGACAGGAAGCGTTCCTAG ACTCGGAATAAATTCCATTTGCTTACAAGACGGCCCTCTGGGTATCCGATTCA CCGACTACAACTCAGCGTTCCCCGCCGGTGTTAACGTCGCAGCAACATGGGATCGACAATTGGCTTACATCCGTGGTCATGCAATGGGTCAGGAATTCAGCGACAAGGGCATTGACGTACAACTAGGCCCGGCCGCAGGTCCTCTCGGCAGATTCCCCGACGGTGGCCGAAACTGGGAAGGGTTCTCACCCGATCCTGTTCTGTCCGGTGTTCTCTTCGCCGAGACTATCAAGGGCATTCAGGATGCCGGTGTGATCGCAACCGCGAagcactatcttctcaacGAACAAGAGCATTTCCGACAGGTACCTGAGGCGAATGGTTACGGCTACAACATCACGGAGACCCTGAGTGAGAACGTTGACGACAAGACCTTGCACGAATTGTACCTCTGGCCCTTCGCAGATGCCGTGCGTGCTGGCGTGGGCGCCATTATGTGCTCATACCAACATCTGAACAACACGCAAGCCTGCCAGAACAGCCACCTTCTGAACAAGCTCCTGAAGGCTGAATTAGGCTTTCAGGGGTTTGTCATGAGCGACTGGTCTGCGACGCACAGCGGTGTCGGCTCTGCTCTGGCTGGTATGGACATGACAATGCCTGGCGACATCGCCTTCAACGATGGGCTCTCTTACTATGGCCCCAACCTGACGATCAGTGTTCTCAACGGAACCGTTCCCCAATGGCGTGTCGATGACATGGCCGTCCGAGTCATGGCCGCTTTTTACAAGGTTGGCCGTGACCGTTTGGCCACCCCGCCCAACTTCAGCTCCTGGACGAGGGCAGAAAAGGGGTACGAACACGCTTCGATTGATGGAGGCGCCTACGGCACAGTCAATGAGTTTGTTGATGTCCAGCAAGACCATGCTTCTCTCATCCGTCGCGTTGGTGCAGACAGTATCGTACTCCTGAAGAACGAGGGTTCGCTTCCTCTCACCGGAAAGGAGCGCAATGTCGCTATCCTTGGTGAGGATGCGGGCTCCAATCCCTACGGTGCAAATGGCTGCGATGACCGTGGTTGTGCTCAAGGAACCCTTGCCATGGGTTGGGGTAGTGGTACAGCCAACTTCCCCTACCTGGTCACCCCCGAGCAGGCGATCCAGCAGGAGGTCCTCAAGGGACGTGGCAACGTGTTTGCGGTGACGGACAACTGGGCCTTGGATAAGGTTAACAAGACCGCGTCTGAGTCTAC GGTATCTCTCGTGTTTGTCAACGCAGGTGCCGGAGAAGGATTCATCAGCGTAGACGGAAACGAGGGTGACCGCAAAAACCTTACCCTGTggaagaacggcgagaaCCTGATAAAGGCGGCCGCAAGCAACTGCAACAATACAATCGTCGTCATCCACTCTGTTGGCGCCGTTCTCGTGGACCAGTTCTATGAGCATCCCAACGTCACTGCCATCCTCTGGGCTGGTCTTCCCGGCCAGGAGTCTGGAAACTCGCTTGTCGACGTGCTCTACGGCCGTGTCAACCCCAACGGAAAGTCTCCGTTCACCTGGGGCAAAACCCGCGAGGCATACGGCGCTCCTCTGCTGACTGAAGCCAACAACGGCAATGGTGCCCCGCAGACCGACCACACCGAAGGCGTCTTCATTGACTACCGCCACTTCGATAGGACCAATCAGACTCCGATCTACGAGTTCGGCCATGGGCTGAGCTACACCACATTCAAGTACTCGAACCTTACTGTCCAAAAGCTGAATGCCCCAGCGTACTCTCCCGCATCTGGCCAGACAAAGGCTGCGCCCACATTCGGCACCATTGGTGAGGCCGAGGACTACGTGTTCCCTGACAGCATCACAAGGGTCAGGGAGTTTATCTACCCTTGGATCAACTCTACTGATCTAAAGGAGTCATCCGGAGATCCCAACTACGGATGGGACGATGAGGACTACATCCCCGAGGGTGCCAAGGATGGATCACCACAAGACGTTCTGCCGTCTGGTGGAGGTGCAGGAGGAAACCCACGCCTTTACGACGACCTCTTCCGAATAACAGCCATCATTAAGAACACTGGGCCTGTGGCTGGTACAGAAGTTCCCCAGCTG TACGTTTCCCTGGGCGGGCCCAACGAACCGAAGGTGGTTCTTCGCGGCtttgacaaacttgtcatCCAGCCCGGCGAGGAGCGGGTTTTCACGACGACCCTGACCCGCCGTGACCTGTCCAACTGGGATATGGAGAAGGACGATTGGGTCATCACGTCTTATCCTAAAAAGGGTGTTCGTGGGAAGCTCCTCACGCAAGCTTCCTCTTAG
- a CDS encoding uncharacterized protein (transcript_id=CADANIAT00004574): protein MHQIRLVTTCKFLGLQLHRSSIRPSRKALSQQQHSISTTPTIMQSQSQSQIFQTFTSALSTLYGPLSPSSLADPSTWVPPQKSGGHKGRYLWTDAFGVLALLTLHAETNRNSNSDIQGSTNHYLTLAARLIDTVHNVLGRHRSGTSFLPGASESNPVGGGLRIGKMDDSGSDGDGQYHHYLTLWMFALNRMSMATKDPKYNQQAIALAKAIHGPFFINRRSDKPRMVWKMTVDLSKPLVASEGNLDPIDGFVMFRLLQATACHFEGRNGEGEKVLRDEIEDYARVMKRKGEHFVSSDPLDLGMTMWTVHWVLEDDWGQRLAERCFEQIYELLEIRRYLDRSMKYRLAFREFGTALGLRCMAEQEVEKERAVDLRAYSEQILNVWRPVMEASLSDDATPEDLRPITRVMYAAALIPGGKHFPNFLQHKSSS from the exons ATGCATCAGATTCGCCTAGTCACCACCTGTAAGTTTCTgggtctccagctccacaGATCCAGCATTCGTCCGAGTCGTAAAGCACTctcccagcagcaacacTCCATCTCGACCACGCCCACAATCATGCAGTCACAGTCGCAGTCACAGATCTTCCAAACCTTCACCTCGGCCCTCTCGACCCTCTACGGGCCcctctccccctcctcaCTAGCCGATCCGTCAACCTGGGTACCGCCGCAAAAGTCCGGCGGTCACAAAGGGCGCTACCTCTGGACAGACGCATTCGGCGTGCTTGCACTCCTGACACTCCACGCCGAAACGAATCGCAATTCCAACAGTGACATCCAAGGCAGCACCAACCATTATTTGACGCTTGCAGCTCGCCTTATCGACACTGTCCACAATGTCCTAGGCCGTCATCGTTCGGGCACGTCATTCCTTCCCGGGGCAAGCGAATCGAACCCCGTCGGCGGGGGGCTGCGAATCGGCAAGATGGACGACTCCGGAAGCGACGGCGATGGCCAGTACCACCATTATCTGACTCTGTGGATGTTCGCGCTGAACCGGATGAGTATGGCAACCAAAGACCCAAAGTACAATCAGCAGGCGATTGCGCTCGCGAAAGCGATCCATGGCCCATTTTTCATTAATCGCAGGAGTGACAAGCCGAGAATGGTCTGGAAGATGACTGTGGATCTCTCGAAGCCGCTGGTCGCCAGTGAGGGAAATCTAGATCCGATCGATGGGTTTGTCATGTTCCGACTATTGCAGGCTACTGCATGCCATTTCGAAGGCCGAAACGGCGAGGGTGAAAAAGTGCTGAGAGACGAGATTGAGGATTACGCACGCGTGATGAAGCGCAAGGGTGAGCATTTCGTTTCGTCGGATCCGTTGGATCTAGGGATGACCATGTGGACTGTGCATTGGGTTCTGGAGGATGATTGGGGACAACGCTTGGCTGAGAGGTGCTTTGAGCAGATTT ATGAGCTGCTCGAGATTCGTCGCTACCTCGACCGGAGCATGAAATACCGCCTTGCATTCCGCGAGTTCGGGACTGCCTTGGGATTGCGGTGCATGGCTGAACAAGAAGtagagaaagagagggcTGTTGATCTCAGGGCATATAGTGAACAGATTCTGAATGTCTGGAGGCCAGTCATGGAGGCTTCGCTTTCCGATGACGCCACGCCAGAGGATCTGAGGCCCATCACGAGAGTCATGTACGCGGCGGCTCTGATTCCTGGAGGTAAGCATTTCCCGAATTTTCTGCAGCACAAAAGCAGTAGCTAA
- a CDS encoding arsenic resistance protein (transcript_id=CADANIAT00004578), with amino-acid sequence MNEEKHPRDPEAACATGCSPEADADDGPVSAFKQLGLLDRFLAVWIFLAMAVGIILGNFVPNTSETLQRGKFVDVSVPIAVGLLVMMYPILCKLGLAWAFLPDERGLREGLILVGIARCIAMMVLFAPLAIFFINVISGSNEGVTIDYSLAAKSVGVFLGIPLGAAILTRFALRLLISEEWYDRQFLKWLSPWSLIGLLFTILVLFASQGKQVVHSIVSVVRVAAPLIVYFAVIFLVTLAVTRRFGFGYKLSCTQSFTAASNNFELAIAVAIAAFGVDSDQALAATVGPLIEVPVLLGLVYVVKWVARRQKWA; translated from the exons ATGAACGAAGAAAAGCATCCCCGTGATCCCGAAGCAGCGTGCGCAACTGGATGCTCGCCAGAGGCTGACGCCGACGATGGCCCTGTTTCAGCCTTCAAGCAATTGGGTCTCCTCGACCGTTTCCTAGCCgtctggatcttcctcgccatggCAGTTGGGATCATCCTAGGGAATTTCGTACCAAATACAAGCGAGACGCTGCAGAGGGGGAAATTTGTGGATGTTTCTGTGCCTATCG CGGTCGGACTGCTGGTCATGATGTATCCGATCCTGTGCAAA CTGGGCCTCGCGTGGGCTTTTCTTCCGGATGAGAGGGGCCTTAGGGAGGGTTTGATCTTGGTTGGGATTGCACGATGCATTGCAATG ATGGTCCTATTCGCGCCCctggccatcttcttcatcaacgtGATCAGTGGGTCGAATGAGGGCGTCACAATCGATTATTCCCTGGCCGCAAAGAGCGTAGGGGTATTTCTCGGTATCCCGCTAGGCGCAGCCATCCTCACCCGCTTTGCCCTGCGACTCCTGATAAGCGAGGAGTGGTATGATCGGCAGTTCCTAAAATGGCTGAGCCCCTGGTCTCTGATCGGACTTTTGTTTACGATTCTGGTCCTGTTCGCATCGCAGGGCAAGCAGGTGGTGCATTCGATTGTATCCGTGGTGAGGGTCGCTGCGCCGCTGATCGTCTACTTTGCCGTGATCTTCCTGGTGACGCTTGCGGTAACACGGCGGTTTGGCTTTGGATATAAGCTGTCTTGCACGCAGAGCTTCACAGCCGCAAGCAACAACTTTGAGCTGGCGATTGCGGTAGCGATTGCGGCCTTTGGTGTAGATAGCGACCAGGCTCTGGCCGCGACGGTCGGCCCGCTCATCGAGGT